The sequence below is a genomic window from Denitratisoma sp. DHT3.
GGCGTTCAGCGAGGGGGCCGAGGACATGCTGTCGATGTTTTACCAATTGATGCAGGCCGCGCAGCGCGGCGAGGGTTTCCAGATGGCGGTGGCCACGGGCCGCAAGGTGGAACGCTACGCCTTCGAGTGGCTGGGCCAGGAAACCCTGCTCCTGAAGGCGGGCCGCTTCACCACCTGGCATGTGCGGGTGCGCTCCGCCAGTGGCGGCGGCGACACCACCGAGGTCTGGCTGGGCAAGGAGGCGGCCGGCTTGCCGGTGAAAATCCGCCATCTGGATCGCAAGGGCGAGTTGTTCGACCAGCTCGCCGAAGAAATGGACTACGAAAAATGACGACGATGAAAATCACTTCCCGCCTGCTGGATCATGCCGGCGACGCACTCACCGCCATGCTGCGCTTCGAGCAGCCGGCCGACGCGGTACTGTCCCGGATCTTCCGCGACCACCGCGATCTGGGCCACCGCGAGCGGGGCTTCGTGGCCGACCTCACCTACGGCGTGTTGCGCCGCCGCTGGGCTGGAAAAGCTCTGCGGCGAGCGAGTGACGCCGCGCCGCCTGTTGCTGGCGGCCCTGGTGCGCCCTGATGGGTTCAGCCAGCGCCAGCTGGCCGAGGCGCTGACGGCCCGGGAACTGGAATGGGTGGCCGAGCTGAAGGCACAGGCCAAATCCGGGGTGGCGCCGGAATTGAGTCTGGCGGAAGCGGCCGACTTCCCCGGCTGGCTGACGGACAAGCTGCTCGCCGCCGGGCGTTCGGCGGAAGAGGTGCTGCAACTGGCCAACAGCCTCAACCAGGCGGCGCCGCTGGATCTGCGGGTGAATCCCCTGAAGACCACGCGCGAGGCGGTGCTGGAGCGCTTCAAGGCGGACGGCATCGAGGCCGGCGCCTGTCCTTACGCGCCGCTCGGGCTGCGCCTGGTCCACAAGCCGGCGCTGGCCAAGCATCCGCTGTTCCTCGACGGCAGCATCGAGGTGCAGGACGAGGGCAGCCAGTTGCTGGGCCATCTGGTGGCGCCCAGGCGCGGCGAGATGGTGGTCGATTTCTGCGCCGGCGCCGGCGGCAAGACCCTCCTGCTGGGCGCGCTGATGCGCTCCACCGGCCGGCTCTACGCCTTCGACGTCTCGGAAAAGCGCCTGTCCAAGCTCAAGCCGCGCGTGGCGCGCTCCGGCCTGTCCAACGTCCATACTGCGGCGATCGCCAGCGAGCAGGACCAGCGCATCAAGCGCCTGGCCGGCAAGATCGACCGGGTGCTGGTGGATGCGCCCTGCTCGGGCCTGGGCACCCTGCGCCGCAATCCGGACCTGAAATGGCGCCAGACGCCGGACTCGGTGGCCGAGCTGACCGCCAAGCAGGCCGCCATCCTGGCGGCCGCGGCCCGTCTGGTGAAGGTCGGCGGCCGCCTGGTGTATGCCACCTGCAGTCTGCTGGAGGAGGAGAACGAGGCGGTGGTCGCCGGTTTCCTCGCCGCCCATCCGGAATTCGCGCGCCGTTCCTGCGGCGAGATCCTGGCCGCCCAGGGCATCGCCCTGGAGATGGGGGAGTCGCTGCGGCTGCTGCCCGACCGCCATGGCACCGACGGTTTCTACGCCGCGGTGCTGGAACGCCAGTCTTGAAGCCGCGCCGCGCTTCGGTGGCATGGGTGGCATGCGTGGCTCGGGTTGCGCTGGCCGCCCTGGCCGGCGTCCCTGCTGGCGACGGGGGCGGCCCGCGCGGCCGCTCCGCTGCCGGCGCGCGGCACCGTGGAGGCGCTGTTCACGCCCTGGGACGACGCCGAGGGCGCGATCCTGCGCGCGCTCGCCGGGCGCGCCAGGCGGTCCATGTCCAGGCCTATCTGTTGACCAGCCGCACCCTGGCGCGCGCCCTGGTGGAGGCGCACCAGCGCGGCGTGCGGGTGGAAGTCCTGGCCGACGCGGCGATGGCGGAGAAAGGCGGGAATTCCCAGTTGCCGCTGCTGGCGGCGGCGGGCATTCCGCTGCGCCTGGAGCGGCGCTACAGCGCCGCCCACAACAAGATTCTGTTGATCGACCCGGAAGGGGAACACCCGGTGGTGATCACCGGCAGCTACAACTACACTTGGTCGGCCCAGGCCCGCAATGCCGAGAACCTGCTGCTGCTGCGCGACCATCCGGCGCTGGCGCGGGCCTACCTGGCCAACTGGCAGCGCCACCGCGACGAGGCGGAACCCTATGCGCAGGCGGAGCAGGGGGCGGGCCGGTCGCAGGCCGGCGCGGCGGCAATGGGCGGGCGCGCCCTGCGCCCATCTGCCCGGGAGGACGCCCGCTTGCTGGCGACGCTGGGAGAATGCGGGAGCCGGGGGGGCCGGTGAAACGGTGCGCGGGAGGTTTTGAAAGATGAGGGACGAGCCATGAGCGGTGAATGGGACAGTCTGGCGACGGGACTCTGGCGGGATCTGGAACGGCCCGACGTCTGGTGGCAGGTGGGTATGCTGGCGTTTTGTCTGCTGCTGGCCGCGCTGCTCGACCGGACCCTGCGCGCGCGCCCGGCCGCAGGCATGCACCACAGCGTGGGCAAGGGCGGGGTGAGGCGCCTGATCTTCCCGATGACGGCGCTGGTGCTGGTGCTGATCGGGCGCGCCCTGCTGCGCGGCCACTTCCCGGTAACGCTGCTGTCGGTGGCGGTGCCCCTGCTGCTTTCCCTGGCGGCGATCCGCATCGTGTTCTATGTGCTGCGCATCAGTTTCAGCGCCGCCCGCTGGCTGGGTGCTTTCGAGCGCATGTTCGCCTTCTGCGCCTGGTCGCTGGTGGCGCTCCATGTCCTGGGCTGCTGCCGCAGTTGGTGGGGCTGCTGGAGGAGATCAGCTTCCCCGTCGGGCGGCAGCAGCTCAACCTCTGGCTGGTGGCGCAGGGGGTCGTCACGGTGGTCGTGGCCCTGCTGGCGGCGCTCTGGCTGGGCAGTCTGGTGGAAGGTCGCCTGGGGCGGGTGGAGGGGCTGGACCGGAATCTGCGCGAGGTGCTGTCCCGTCTCGCCCGCGCCCTGCTGCTGCTGCTGGCGGTGCTGATCAGCCTGCCCCTGGTGGGGATCGACCTGACCACCCTCTCGGTATTCGGCGGCGCCTTGGGCGTGGGGCTGGGTTTCGGCCTGCAGAAGATCGCGGCCAGCTATGTGTCGGGTTTCATCATCCTGCTGGACCGCTCGATCCGCATCGGCAACGTGATCTCGGTGGGCTCGGACCGCGGCCAGGTGACGCGGATCACCACCCGCTATACGGTGCTGAAGGGCTTGGGCGGCGTGGAGGCCATCGTGCCCAACGAACTGCTGGTCAGTTCCGTGGTCGGCAACGAATCCTATACCGATCGCCAGGTACGGGTCGGTCTGCCGGTCCAGGTGTCCTACGGCACCAACCTGGAACAGGCGCTGGCGATCCTGGAGGGGATCGCCCGGGCCCAGCCCCGGGTGCTGGCGGACCCCGCGCCGCAGGCGGTGGTGCTGGCTTTCGCCGATTCCGGCATCAGTCTGGAGCTGGGCTTCTGGATCCGCGATCCGGAGGCCGGGACCGGCGGCTTGCGCTCCGCCATCAACCTGTCGATCTGGCGCGCTTTCAAGGAGGTCGGCATCGCGTTCCCCTTCCCGCAGCGGGAGGTGCGTCTGCTCCAGGGGTGAGCGCGGCGGACGCGGCCTGGGTTGTGAGCGGCGTACGTGAGCGACGTAAACGCCAAAAGCCCGCCGGAGCGGGCTTTTGATCGATAGGTGCGACCGGAGATCGGCCGGACTTGCCTATTACTTGAGCTTGATTTCCTTGTACAGCACGTGCTTGCGCGCCTTGGGATCGAACTTCATGAATTCGAGCTTCTCGGGCGTGGTCTTCTTGTTCTTGTTGGTGGTGTAGAAGTGGCCGGTTCCAGCGGTGGACTCCAGCTTGATCTTTTCGCGGCCGCCTTTAGCCATGATGATTCTCCGTCAGGTTATACCGCTTCGCCGCGTTCACGCAGCTCGGCGAGGACAGTTTCGATGCCCTTCTTGTCGATCGTGCGCAGGCCGGCATTGGACACGCGCAGGCGCACGAAACGGTTTTCGGATTCGATCCAGAAACGGCGGCTCTGCAGGTTGGGCAGGAAGCGGCGCTTGGTCTTGTTGTTGGCGTGGGACACGTTGTTCCCCACCATCGGGGCCTTACCCGTCACTTGGCAAACGCGGGACATTTGGTTGCTCCAGTCAGTCGATTACAGCAAAGCGCGGCATTCTATACGAGAGTCCGCGACTTATTCAAGTCTTTTGTCAGAGCGCGTCAGAGCAGTCCCCGCTCGGCGAAGGACACCGTCCCACGGGGGCCGGCGACCACCAGGTGATCGACCAGGCGCACCTCCACCAGGGCCAGGGCTTCGCGCAGGGCGCGGGTCAGGGCCTCGTCGGCGCGCGACGGCTCGGCGGCGCCGGAGGGGTGGTTATGCACCAGCACCACGGCGGCGGCGTTGCGGGCCAGGGCCCGCTTGACCACCTCGCGGGGATAGACGCTGGTCTGGCTGAGGGTGCCGTGAAACAGTTCGTCGTAGGCGATCAGCCGGTTCTGGCTGTCGAGCCAGAGGGCGCCGAACACCTCGTGGGGCAGCCCGCCCAGCTTGAGCCGCAGCCAGTCGCGCACCTGGGCGGGGGATGAGAGCAGGTCGCGTTCCCGGACGTCCTCATGCAGGATGCGCTGGGCCAGTTCCATCACCGCTGCCAGTTGGGCGGCCTTGGCCGGCCCCAGGCCGGGGCGCCGCGCCAGTTCGCGGGCCGGCGTGGCGGCCAGGGTCGAGAGCCCGCCGTCGAAACCGGCCAACAGGTCCCGCGCCAGATCGACCGCGCTTTTGCCGCGCAGCCCGGTGCGCAGGAAGATGGCCAGCAGTTCCGCGTCGGAGAGGGCGGCGGGACCCTGCAGCAGCAGGCGCTCGCGCGGGCGCTCGGCCGCGGGCCAGGTGGAAATCGACATAGTAGAATCTCCGCATTCGACACAACGTTCCATTCTAATGTCATGAATCAGGCTGTGGCACAGTTGCAGGGCCGGCGCATCGTGCTGGGCATCACCGGCGGCGTGGCGGCCTACAAGGCGGCGGAGCTGACGCGCCTGCTGGTCAAGGCCGGAGCCGCGGTGGACGTGGTGCTGACCGAGGCCGGCGCCCGCTTCGTCGGCCCGCAGACGTTCCAGGCATTGTCCGGTCGGCCCGTATGGACCGCGCTGTGGGACGACCGCATGGCCAACGGCATGGCCCACATCGACCTCACCCGCGGCGCCGACGCCCTGCTGGTGGCGCCGGCCACGGCCGACTTCCTGGCCAAGATGGCGCAGGGTCTGGCCGACGACCTGCTCTCCACCCTGGCCCTGGCGCGGGCCTGTCCGCTCCTGGCGGCCCCGGCGATGAACCGCCAGATGTGGGACAACCCGGCCACCCGGCGCAACGTGGCGCAGCTTCGCGCCGACGGCGTGACCCTGCTCGGCCCGGCCAGCGGCGAGCAGGCCTGCGGCGAAGTGGGCGAGGGCCGGATGCTGGAAGCCGCGGAGATCTTCGAGGATCTGCTG
It includes:
- a CDS encoding DUF3108 domain-containing protein → MQAAQRGEGFQMAVATGRKVERYAFEWLGQETLLLKAGRFTTWHVRVRSASGGGDTTEVWLGKEAAGLPVKIRHLDRKGELFDQLAEEMDYEK
- a CDS encoding RsmB/NOP family class I SAM-dependent RNA methyltransferase, whose amino-acid sequence is MTPRRLLLAALVRPDGFSQRQLAEALTARELEWVAELKAQAKSGVAPELSLAEAADFPGWLTDKLLAAGRSAEEVLQLANSLNQAAPLDLRVNPLKTTREAVLERFKADGIEAGACPYAPLGLRLVHKPALAKHPLFLDGSIEVQDEGSQLLGHLVAPRRGEMVVDFCAGAGGKTLLLGALMRSTGRLYAFDVSEKRLSKLKPRVARSGLSNVHTAAIASEQDQRIKRLAGKIDRVLVDAPCSGLGTLRRNPDLKWRQTPDSVAELTAKQAAILAAAARLVKVGGRLVYATCSLLEEENEAVVAGFLAAHPEFARRSCGEILAAQGIALEMGESLRLLPDRHGTDGFYAAVLERQS
- a CDS encoding phospholipase D-like domain-containing protein, which produces MARVALAALAGVPAGDGGGPRGRSAAGARHRGGAVHALGRRRGRDPARARRARQAVHVQAYLLTSRTLARALVEAHQRGVRVEVLADAAMAEKGGNSQLPLLAAAGIPLRLERRYSAAHNKILLIDPEGEHPVVITGSYNYTWSAQARNAENLLLLRDHPALARAYLANWQRHRDEAEPYAQAEQGAGRSQAGAAAMGGRALRPSAREDARLLATLGECGSRGGR
- a CDS encoding mechanosensitive ion channel family protein, with the translated sequence MGIDLTTLSVFGGALGVGLGFGLQKIAASYVSGFIILLDRSIRIGNVISVGSDRGQVTRITTRYTVLKGLGGVEAIVPNELLVSSVVGNESYTDRQVRVGLPVQVSYGTNLEQALAILEGIARAQPRVLADPAPQAVVLAFADSGISLELGFWIRDPEAGTGGLRSAINLSIWRAFKEVGIAFPFPQREVRLLQG
- the rpmG gene encoding 50S ribosomal protein L33; this encodes MAKGGREKIKLESTAGTGHFYTTNKNKKTTPEKLEFMKFDPKARKHVLYKEIKLK
- the rpmB gene encoding 50S ribosomal protein L28, translating into MSRVCQVTGKAPMVGNNVSHANNKTKRRFLPNLQSRRFWIESENRFVRLRVSNAGLRTIDKKGIETVLAELRERGEAV
- the radC gene encoding RadC family protein, producing the protein MSISTWPAAERPRERLLLQGPAALSDAELLAIFLRTGLRGKSAVDLARDLLAGFDGGLSTLAATPARELARRPGLGPAKAAQLAAVMELAQRILHEDVRERDLLSSPAQVRDWLRLKLGGLPHEVFGALWLDSQNRLIAYDELFHGTLSQTSVYPREVVKRALARNAAAVVLVHNHPSGAAEPSRADEALTRALREALALVEVRLVDHLVVAGPRGTVSFAERGLL